ACTTTGCCAGTAGCCAATTATACAGAAGAAAATTAACACCATAGCAATGATAGCTGGTGGCATGCGATATCCCTTGAAAAACTTGTCCGAAAGATAACCAACCAAGAGAGTGGACGGAATGGCTGCCCATTCAAAAAATAAAAAGGCAACGCTCATTTCTACTTTGGTGAAATGTTTTACATTCAACAGATAAATTGGCAACCAACTTATAATGCCAAAACGAACCATATATACAAAAACGTCTACAAAGGAAACAAACCATGCATTTTTATTGCATAATACATAATTTTTGAAGATTTGCCAGACAGTCATATCCTCTGGCGGTTTGGAATCAGCTCTTTGTTGCAAAGTCGAGTCCAGCTCATCCTTGATGATTTCGTTTAAAGGCGGCAATCCTTCGTTTACCGGGGAACCCTTTGTCAAGGCTAATACAACCATGGCAAAAACGATAGCAACCGCTGCCGGTACTTGGTAGCTTGCTGCTTGCCATTGGTCGGATCCAAGCATAGCAAAGCCGACGCCAACGATAGGTGCTACGATACCACCACCCAAATTATGCGATATATTCCAGATGGCGCCGACAAAACCTCTCTCCTTACGAGGAAACCAGTTTGCGATGGTAATAAAGCTAGGCCCTACTCCCATTCCCTGAAAAATACCGTTCAGTACAACGAGAGCGGCAAACATCCAGAATGCCGTCGTAAATCCCATCATTATATTGACCAGTCCGCACATAAGCAAACCAAGCGCCATATACCTTTTAGGATCTGCTTTATCCGCAAGACTGCTCATGAATCCCTTGCTAATTCCATACGCAATTAGCAGACAACTGCTTAACAGTCCAACTTCTGTAGCACTAAGGTGGAGTTGCTCTTTTAGATAAGGAGTAGATAATGCAAAGTTATTGCGGACAATATAATAAGCCATGTAACCAAAAAAAACACCAACTAATGATTGCAATCGGAAGAGCTTATAGGTTTTTTGAATATGTTCTGTCGCTATTTTTGTAGTATTGATCTTCGGCTTTAAAAATGAAATCATACCATCAACCTCAATTCTTAGCTGTTATGAATAGGACATAAATAGATAACCATCGTTTTTTGGTTTTTGTGCTAGTACACATAACCTTTCTTTAGCGAAAATATTTGTATTAATCTCTATAACCTTTACCTGTTTCAAGTTAGATGTGAATGAAAATTTCAGCTGATCACTGGATTTATGATAGTGCTTTCAAAAATGCTTAGCGTCATATTAACCTCCTTGTTTTTTATTATCGTGTAAATTTACGTTGTAAAAATATCAG
This is a stretch of genomic DNA from Brevibacillus laterosporus DSM 25. It encodes these proteins:
- the pgtP gene encoding phosphoglycerate transporter PgtP produces the protein MISFLKPKINTTKIATEHIQKTYKLFRLQSLVGVFFGYMAYYIVRNNFALSTPYLKEQLHLSATEVGLLSSCLLIAYGISKGFMSSLADKADPKRYMALGLLMCGLVNIMMGFTTAFWMFAALVVLNGIFQGMGVGPSFITIANWFPRKERGFVGAIWNISHNLGGGIVAPIVGVGFAMLGSDQWQAASYQVPAAVAIVFAMVVLALTKGSPVNEGLPPLNEIIKDELDSTLQQRADSKPPEDMTVWQIFKNYVLCNKNAWFVSFVDVFVYMVRFGIISWLPIYLLNVKHFTKVEMSVAFLFFEWAAIPSTLLVGYLSDKFFKGYRMPPAIIAMVLIFFCIIGYWQSGTLFATTVFAAIIGCLIYVPQFLASVQTLEVVPPFAVGSAVGLRGFMSYILGASLGTTLFGVMVDKVGWNGGFYVLLSAVVCCIIFCILTHLGAKELERNKKQEASEL